A window of Ananas comosus cultivar F153 linkage group 4, ASM154086v1, whole genome shotgun sequence contains these coding sequences:
- the LOC109708982 gene encoding phospholipid-transporting ATPase 1-like isoform X1, whose product MAANLGLFSDPSPPPPISGHVPSSRRRPSHDRISFAPDSSHSASSPSALGVPARHGSRAESERLAASQRDLPDEDARLVVVGDAPGTAEAAARLGLGVGPAGNAVRTGKYSVLSFLPRNLFEQFRRVAYVYFLVIAVLNQLPQLAVFGRGASLLPLAFVLFVTALKDAYEDFRRHRSDRLENNRSSLVLGPSPLPRFLPKPWKRIRVGDVVKLLADDPAPADMVLLSTSDPTGVAYVRTTNLDGESNLKSRYAKQETLARTPEDGFAGVIRCERPNRNIYGFHANLELRGGRRVSLGPSNIVLRGCELKNTAWAVGVVVYAGKDTKVMLNSSGAPSKRSRLETRMNRETLFLSVFLLAMCLIVCTLNGIWLVVHQNELELMQFFRKRDYSGGDEKNYNYYGIAMTVFIIFLMAVIVFQIMIPISLYISMELVRLGQAYFMTRDTNLYDESSNLRFQCRALNINEDLGQIKYIFSDKTGTLTENKMEFQCATVGGVDYSGGKAPSPIETGFYSIVVGDQFWRPKMLVKTDPELAKLLRNGGETEEGKCAREFFLALAACNTIVPLILETPDPKQKLIDYQGESPDEQALVYAAAAYGFVLVERTSGYIVIDVLGDRQRFDVLGLHEFDSDRKRMSVIIGCPDKTVKLYVKGADNSMFGVIDKSINLDIIRATETHLHNYSSLGLRTLVVGTRKLSRTEFEEWQSAYEKASTALLGRAGLLRTVATDIERNLHILGATGIEDKLQKGVPEAIESLRQAGIKVWVLTGDKQETAISIGYSCKLLTREMTQIIINSYSREACRKSLEDAMAMCNKLTELSPMAQSSTTAAGSGRIRLALIIDGNSLVYILETDLQEELFGIASKCDVVLCCRVAPLQKAGIVALVKHRTDDMTLAIGDGANDVSMIQMADVGIGISGQEGRQAVMASDFSMGQFRFLVPLLLVHGHWNYQRMGYMILYNFYKNAAFVLVLFWYTFYTAFTLTTAITEWSSLLYSVLYTAFPTIVVGILDKDLSRRTLVRYPRLYGAGQREEKYNLKLFIICLIESVWQSLAIFYVPYFVYRHSTIDGSGLGDIWALAAVIVVNIHLAMDVARWNWMTHAIIWGSILATAICVMVIDSIWFLSGYWAIFHVMGTTLFWACLLCTIVVGIIPHFILKAFIDYFMPSDIQIAREMEKFGHLNQAMRSEIRMRTFSQS is encoded by the exons ATGGCCGCCAACCTCGGCCTCTTCTCCGAtccatctccgccgccgcccatcTCCGGCCACGTCccctcctcccgccgccgcccctcCCATGACCGCATCTCCTTCGCCCCCGACTCCTCCCActccgcctcctccccctctGCCCTGGGCGTTCCCGCGCGCCACGGCTCGCGCGCGGAGTCGGAGCGCCTCGCCGCGTCCCAGCGCGACCTCCCCGACGAGGACGCGCgcctcgtcgtcgtcggcgacgCGCCCGGCACCGCCGAGGCCGCGGCGCGCCTGGGCCTCGGCGTCGGCCCCGCGGGCAACGCCGTGCGCACCGGCAAGTACTCGGTGCTCTCCTTCCTCCCCCGCAACCTGTTCGAGCAGTTCCGGCGCGTCGCCTACGTCTACTTCCTCGTCATCGCCGTCCTCAACCAGCTCCCCCAGCTCGCCGTCTTCGGCCGCGGCgcctccctcctccccctcgcCTTCGTCCTCTTCGTCACCGCCCTCAAGGACGCCTACGAGGACTTCCGCCGCCACCGCTCCGACCGCCTCGAGAACAACCGCTCCTCCCTCGTCCTCGgcccctcccccctcccccgcTTCCTCCCCAAACCCTGGAAGCGCATCCGCGTCGGCGACGTCGTCAAGCTCCTCGCCGACGACCCCGCCCCCGCCGACATGGTCCTCCTCTCCACCTCCGACCCCACCGGCGTCGCCTACGTCCGGACCACCAACCTCGACGGCGAGTCCAACCTCAAGAGCCGCTACGCCAAGCAGGAGACTCTGGCGCGCACCCCCGAGGACGGCTTCGCCGGAGTGATCCGCTGCGAGCGCCCCAACCGCAACATCTACGGATTCCACGCCAATTTGGAGCTCCGCGGCGGGCGCCGCGTCTCGCTCGGCCCCTCCAACATCGTCCTCCGCGGCTGCGAGCTCAAGAACACCGCGTGGGCCGTCGGCGTGGTCGTCTACGCAGGTAAAGACACTAAGGTCATGCTCAACAGCTCGGGCGCTCCCTCGAAGAGGAGCCGGCTCGAGACCCGGATGAATCGAGAGACGCTTTTTCTCTCCGTGTTCTTGCTCGCAATGTGTTTGATAGTATGCACCTTGAACGGGATCTGGCTGGTGGTCCATCAGAATGAATTGGAGCTCATGCAGTTCTTTAGGAAGAGAGATTACTCGGGCGGCGACGAGAAGAACTATAACTATTACGGGATTGCGATGACGGTGTTCATCATTTTCCTCATGGCGGTTATTGTGTTTCAGATTATGATCCCCATCTCGCTTTATATATCGATGGAGCTGGTGCGGCTGGGGCAGGCGTACTTCATGACCAGGGACACGAATTTGTATGATGAGAGCTCGAATTTGAGGTTCCAGTGCAGGGCTTTGAATATAAACGAGGATCTAGGGCAGATTAAGTACATATTCTCAGACAAAACTGGGACTTTGACGGAGAACAAGATGGAATTCCAGTGTGCGACTGTCGGAGGTGTTGATTACAGTGGCGGGAAAGCTCCTTCGCCGATTGAAACCGGTTTTTATTCCATTGTAG TGGGTGATCAGTTTTGGAGGCCGAAGATGTTGGTTAAGACTGATCCTGAGCTTGCGAAGTTGTTGAGAAATGGCGGGGAAACAGAGGAAGGGAAGTGCGCACGCGAATTCTTTCTTGCTCTGGCAGCTTGTAATACTATTGTGCCTCTTATTCTTGAGACTCCGGATCCTAAACAGAAGTTGATTGATTACCAGGGTGAATCTCCAGATGAGCAGGCTTTGGTTTACGCTGCTGCTGCTTATGGCTTTGTCCTCGTTGAACGGACCTCTGGGTACATCGTGATCGATGTTCTTGGGGATAGACAGAG ATTCGATGTATTAGGCCTTCATGAGTTTGATAGTGACCGTAAGCGGATGTCGGTTATAATCGGCTGTCCCGATAAGACAGTCAAGCTATACGTGAAGGGCGCAGACAATTCAATGTTCGGAGTGATTGATAAGTCAATAAACTTGGACATTATTCGTGCAACTGAGACCCATCTCCATAACTATTCATCATTGGGTCTAAGAACATTGGTTGTTGGCACGCGGAAATTGAGTAGAACAGAGTTCGAGGAGTGGCAATCAGCATATGAAAAAGCTAGTACAGCTTTACTTGGGAGAGCAGGGCTTCTACGAACTGTTGCTACTGATATAGAGCGCAATCTCCATATATTGGGAGCTACAGGGATTGAAGATAAGCTACAAAAAGGAGTGCCTGAAGCAATAGAATCTCTGAGGCAAGCTGGGATAAAGGTTTGGGTTTTAACAGGAGATAAGCAGGAAACCGCTATCTCTATTGGGTATTCTTGTAAACTCCTAACGAGAGAGATGACCCAAATCATAATAAACAGCTACTCGAGGGAGGCCTGTCGAAAAAGTCTAGAAGATGCTATGGCCATGTGTAACAAACTCACGGAGTTATCTCCCATGGCACAGAGTTCTACAACAGCTGCAGGATCCGGTAGGATACGTCTTGCTTTGATCATTGATGGTAACAGCCTTGTCTATATTCTTGAGACAGATCTACAGGAAGAg TTGTTCGGAATAGCCTCAAAATGTGATGTTGTCTTATGTTGCCGAGTTGCTCCACTACAGAAGGCAGGAATAGTTGCACTTGTAAAGCACCGAACAGATGATATGACTCTTGCTATTGGAGATG GTGCAAATGATGTCTCAATGATTCAAATGGCTGATGTTGGGATTGGTATCAGTGGTCAGGAGGGACGACAAGCAGTTATGGCCTCCGATTTCTCTATGGGGCAGTTCAGATTCTTAGTGCCCCTTTTATTAGTCCATGGTCATTGGAATTACCAACGGATGGGCTACATGATcttatacaatttttataaaaatgctGCATTTGTCCTTGTGCTCTTCTG GTACACATTCTATACAGCTTTTACATTGACAACTGCTATCACTGAATGGAGTAGTTTGTTGTACTCTGTGCTCTACACAGCATTCCCAACAATTGTCGTTGGGATTCTCGATAAGGATCTCAGCAGGAGGACGCTTGTGAGGTACCCTCGGCTCTACGGGGCTGggcaaagagaagaaaaatacaaCCTAAAATTGTTCATCATCTGCCTGATAGAATCAGTTTGGCAGAGTTTAGCTATTTTCTACGTCCCTTATTTCGTGTACAGACATAGTACTATAGATGGGTCTGGTCTTGGTGACATATGGGCCCTTGCAGCGGTCATTGTGGTAAATATTCACTTAGCCATGGATGTTGCTCGGTGGAATTGGATGACACATGCAATAATATGGGGAAGTATACTCGCAACAGCCATTTGTGTCATGGTCATAGACTCCATTTGGTTTCTATCTGGCTACTG GGCTATCTTTCACGTAATGGGAACAACTTTGTTCTGGGCATGCTTACTCTGTACCATAGTAGTCGGAATTATCCCGCATTTCATATTAAAAGCTTTCATCGACTACTTCATGCCCAGCGACATTCAAATTGCCAGAGAAATGGAAAAGTTTGGGCATTTAAATCAAGCTATGCGCTCAGAAATTCGAATGAGAACATTTTCACAGTCCTAG
- the LOC109708982 gene encoding phospholipid-transporting ATPase 1-like isoform X3, with amino-acid sequence MAANLGLFSDPSPPPPISGHVPSSRRRPSHDRISFAPDSSHSASSPSALGVPARHGSRAESERLAASQRDLPDEDARLVVVGDAPGTAEAAARLGLGVGPAGNAVRTGKYSVLSFLPRNLFEQFRRVAYVYFLVIAVLNQLPQLAVFGRGASLLPLAFVLFVTALKDAYEDFRRHRSDRLENNRSSLVLGPSPLPRFLPKPWKRIRVGDVVKLLADDPAPADMVLLSTSDPTGVAYVRTTNLDGESNLKSRYAKQETLARTPEDGFAGVIRCERPNRNIYGFHANLELRGGRRVSLGPSNIVLRGCELKNTAWAVGVVVYAGKDTKVMLNSSGAPSKRSRLETRMNRETLFLSVFLLAMCLIVCTLNGIWLVVHQNELELMQFFRKRDYSGGDEKNYNYYGIAMTVFIIFLMAVIVFQIMIPISLYISMELVRLGQAYFMTRDTNLYDESSNLRFQCRALNINEDLGQIKYIFSDKTGTLTENKMEFQCATVGGVDYSGGKAPSPIETGFYSIVVGDQFWRPKMLVKTDPELAKLLRNGGETEEGKCAREFFLALAACNTIVPLILETPDPKQKLIDYQGESPDEQALVYAAAAYGFVLVERTSGYIVIDVLGDRQRFDVLGLHEFDSDRKRMSVIIGCPDKTVKLYVKGADNSMFGVIDKSINLDIIRATETHLHNYSSLGLRTLVVGTRKLSRTEFEEWQSAYEKASTALLGRAGLLRTVATDIERNLHILGATGIEDKLQKGVPEAIESLRQAGIKVWVLTGDKQETAISIGYSCKLLTREMTQIIINSYSREACRKSLEDAMAMCNKLTELSPMAQSSTTAAGSGRIRLALIIDGNSLVYILETDLQEELFGIASKCDVVLCCRVAPLQKAGIVALVKHRTDDMTLAIGDGANDVSMIQMADVGIGISGQEGRQAVMASDFSMGQFRFLVPLLLVHGHWNYQRMGYMILYNFYKNAAFVLVLFWWFGHI; translated from the exons ATGGCCGCCAACCTCGGCCTCTTCTCCGAtccatctccgccgccgcccatcTCCGGCCACGTCccctcctcccgccgccgcccctcCCATGACCGCATCTCCTTCGCCCCCGACTCCTCCCActccgcctcctccccctctGCCCTGGGCGTTCCCGCGCGCCACGGCTCGCGCGCGGAGTCGGAGCGCCTCGCCGCGTCCCAGCGCGACCTCCCCGACGAGGACGCGCgcctcgtcgtcgtcggcgacgCGCCCGGCACCGCCGAGGCCGCGGCGCGCCTGGGCCTCGGCGTCGGCCCCGCGGGCAACGCCGTGCGCACCGGCAAGTACTCGGTGCTCTCCTTCCTCCCCCGCAACCTGTTCGAGCAGTTCCGGCGCGTCGCCTACGTCTACTTCCTCGTCATCGCCGTCCTCAACCAGCTCCCCCAGCTCGCCGTCTTCGGCCGCGGCgcctccctcctccccctcgcCTTCGTCCTCTTCGTCACCGCCCTCAAGGACGCCTACGAGGACTTCCGCCGCCACCGCTCCGACCGCCTCGAGAACAACCGCTCCTCCCTCGTCCTCGgcccctcccccctcccccgcTTCCTCCCCAAACCCTGGAAGCGCATCCGCGTCGGCGACGTCGTCAAGCTCCTCGCCGACGACCCCGCCCCCGCCGACATGGTCCTCCTCTCCACCTCCGACCCCACCGGCGTCGCCTACGTCCGGACCACCAACCTCGACGGCGAGTCCAACCTCAAGAGCCGCTACGCCAAGCAGGAGACTCTGGCGCGCACCCCCGAGGACGGCTTCGCCGGAGTGATCCGCTGCGAGCGCCCCAACCGCAACATCTACGGATTCCACGCCAATTTGGAGCTCCGCGGCGGGCGCCGCGTCTCGCTCGGCCCCTCCAACATCGTCCTCCGCGGCTGCGAGCTCAAGAACACCGCGTGGGCCGTCGGCGTGGTCGTCTACGCAGGTAAAGACACTAAGGTCATGCTCAACAGCTCGGGCGCTCCCTCGAAGAGGAGCCGGCTCGAGACCCGGATGAATCGAGAGACGCTTTTTCTCTCCGTGTTCTTGCTCGCAATGTGTTTGATAGTATGCACCTTGAACGGGATCTGGCTGGTGGTCCATCAGAATGAATTGGAGCTCATGCAGTTCTTTAGGAAGAGAGATTACTCGGGCGGCGACGAGAAGAACTATAACTATTACGGGATTGCGATGACGGTGTTCATCATTTTCCTCATGGCGGTTATTGTGTTTCAGATTATGATCCCCATCTCGCTTTATATATCGATGGAGCTGGTGCGGCTGGGGCAGGCGTACTTCATGACCAGGGACACGAATTTGTATGATGAGAGCTCGAATTTGAGGTTCCAGTGCAGGGCTTTGAATATAAACGAGGATCTAGGGCAGATTAAGTACATATTCTCAGACAAAACTGGGACTTTGACGGAGAACAAGATGGAATTCCAGTGTGCGACTGTCGGAGGTGTTGATTACAGTGGCGGGAAAGCTCCTTCGCCGATTGAAACCGGTTTTTATTCCATTGTAG TGGGTGATCAGTTTTGGAGGCCGAAGATGTTGGTTAAGACTGATCCTGAGCTTGCGAAGTTGTTGAGAAATGGCGGGGAAACAGAGGAAGGGAAGTGCGCACGCGAATTCTTTCTTGCTCTGGCAGCTTGTAATACTATTGTGCCTCTTATTCTTGAGACTCCGGATCCTAAACAGAAGTTGATTGATTACCAGGGTGAATCTCCAGATGAGCAGGCTTTGGTTTACGCTGCTGCTGCTTATGGCTTTGTCCTCGTTGAACGGACCTCTGGGTACATCGTGATCGATGTTCTTGGGGATAGACAGAG ATTCGATGTATTAGGCCTTCATGAGTTTGATAGTGACCGTAAGCGGATGTCGGTTATAATCGGCTGTCCCGATAAGACAGTCAAGCTATACGTGAAGGGCGCAGACAATTCAATGTTCGGAGTGATTGATAAGTCAATAAACTTGGACATTATTCGTGCAACTGAGACCCATCTCCATAACTATTCATCATTGGGTCTAAGAACATTGGTTGTTGGCACGCGGAAATTGAGTAGAACAGAGTTCGAGGAGTGGCAATCAGCATATGAAAAAGCTAGTACAGCTTTACTTGGGAGAGCAGGGCTTCTACGAACTGTTGCTACTGATATAGAGCGCAATCTCCATATATTGGGAGCTACAGGGATTGAAGATAAGCTACAAAAAGGAGTGCCTGAAGCAATAGAATCTCTGAGGCAAGCTGGGATAAAGGTTTGGGTTTTAACAGGAGATAAGCAGGAAACCGCTATCTCTATTGGGTATTCTTGTAAACTCCTAACGAGAGAGATGACCCAAATCATAATAAACAGCTACTCGAGGGAGGCCTGTCGAAAAAGTCTAGAAGATGCTATGGCCATGTGTAACAAACTCACGGAGTTATCTCCCATGGCACAGAGTTCTACAACAGCTGCAGGATCCGGTAGGATACGTCTTGCTTTGATCATTGATGGTAACAGCCTTGTCTATATTCTTGAGACAGATCTACAGGAAGAg TTGTTCGGAATAGCCTCAAAATGTGATGTTGTCTTATGTTGCCGAGTTGCTCCACTACAGAAGGCAGGAATAGTTGCACTTGTAAAGCACCGAACAGATGATATGACTCTTGCTATTGGAGATG GTGCAAATGATGTCTCAATGATTCAAATGGCTGATGTTGGGATTGGTATCAGTGGTCAGGAGGGACGACAAGCAGTTATGGCCTCCGATTTCTCTATGGGGCAGTTCAGATTCTTAGTGCCCCTTTTATTAGTCCATGGTCATTGGAATTACCAACGGATGGGCTACATGATcttatacaatttttataaaaatgctGCATTTGTCCTTGTGCTCTTCTG GTGGTTTGGACATATCTAA
- the LOC109708523 gene encoding putative methyltransferase DDB_G0268948 encodes MAELFRKQAEKYAEARPTYPPELFQFIASKTARHDLCWDVGTGSGQAAVSLAELYKSVVGTDTSAEQLAYAPRVANVRYVHTGPTPSLPFLHGHVAAPSTVDLITVAQAFHWLDPASFHAQARSLLRPAHGVLAAWCYTVPTVDPAVDSVRRRLYAESGPYWAPERRLVDEEYRNVEFPVDPVQGEEGTGPFEFVSEREMDLGAYLTYIRSWSAYQTAQEKGVELLTESTVGDLVEAWGGNPEAVKVVKFPIFLRIGRVRD; translated from the exons ATGGCGGAGTTATTTCGCAAGCAGGCGGAGAAGTATGCGGAGGCGCGGCCGACCTACCCGCCGGAGCTCTTTCAGTTCATCGCATCGAAGACGGCCCGACACGACCTCTGCTGGGACGTTGGCACCGGCAGCGGCCAAGCCGCCGTCTCG TTGGCGGAGTTGTACAAGTCCGTGGTGGGCACGGACACGAGCGCGGAGCAGCTCGCCTACGCGCCACGTGTCGCCAACGTCCGGTACGTCCACACGGGGCCCACCCCGTCCCTACCATTCCTCCACGGCCACGTGGCGGCCCCATCCACCGTCGATCTCATCACCGTGGCCCAGGCATTCCACTGGCTCGACCCGGCCTCCTTCCACGCGCAGGCGCGCTCACTCCTGCGCCCGGCCCACGGAGTCCTCGCCGCGTGGTGCTACACCGTGCCCACCGTGGACCCAGCCGTGGACTCCGTGCGCCGGCGCCTGTACGCCGAGTCCGGGCCCTACTGGGCCCCCGAGCGGCGATTGGTGGACGAGGAGTACCGGAACGTGGAGTTCCCCGTGGACCCGGTGCAGGGGGAGGAGGGGACGGGGCCGTTCGAGTTCGTgtcggagagggagatggaTCTCGGGGCGTATCTGACGTACATCAGGTCGTGGTCCGCGTATCAGACGGCTCAGGAGAAGGGCGTGGAATTGTTGACCGAATCGACGGTGGGTGATCTCGTCGAGGCCTGGGGTGGGAATCCCGAGGCGGTTAAGGTAGTTAAGTTCCCGATCTTTCTCAGGATTGGGAGAGTGCGCGATTAG
- the LOC109708982 gene encoding phospholipid-transporting ATPase 1-like isoform X2, translating into MAANLGLFSDPSPPPPISGHVPSSRRRPSHDRISFAPDSSHSASSPSALGVPARHGSRAESERLAASQRDLPDEDARLVVVGDAPGTAEAAARLGLGVGPAGNAVRTGKYSVLSFLPRNLFEQFRRVAYVYFLVIAVLNQLPQLAVFGRGASLLPLAFVLFVTALKDAYEDFRRHRSDRLENNRSSLVLGPSPLPRFLPKPWKRIRVGDVVKLLADDPAPADMVLLSTSDPTGVAYVRTTNLDGESNLKSRYAKQETLARTPEDGFAGVIRCERPNRNIYGFHANLELRGGRRVSLGPSNIVLRGCELKNTAWAVGVVVYAGKDTKVMLNSSGAPSKRSRLETRMNRETLFLSVFLLAMCLIVCTLNGIWLVVHQNELELMQFFRKRDYSGGDEKNYNYYGIAMTVFIIFLMAVIVFQIMIPISLYISMELVRLGQAYFMTRDTNLYDESSNLRFQCRALNINEDLGQIKYIFSDKTGTLTENKMEFQCATVGGVDYSGGKAPSPIETGFYSIVVGDQFWRPKMLVKTDPELAKLLRNGGETEEGKCAREFFLALAACNTIVPLILETPDPKQKLIDYQGESPDEQALVYAAAAYGFVLVERTSGYIVIDVLGDRQRFDVLGLHEFDSDRKRMSVIIGCPDKTVKLYVKGADNSMFGVIDKSINLDIIRATETHLHNYSSLGLRTLVVGTRKLSRTEFEEWQSAYEKASTALLGRAGLLRTVATDIERNLHILGATGIEDKLQKGVPEAIESLRQAGIKVWVLTGDKQETAISIGYSCKLLTREMTQIIINSYSREACRKSLEDAMAMCNKLTELSPMAQSSTTAAGSGRIRLALIIDGNSLVYILETDLQEELFGIASKCDVVLCCRVAPLQKAGIVALVKHRTDDMTLAIGDGANDVSMIQMADVGIGISGQEGRQAVMASDFSMGQFRFLVPLLLVHGHWNYQRMGYMILYNFYKNAAFVLVLFWYMQLVHEDK; encoded by the exons ATGGCCGCCAACCTCGGCCTCTTCTCCGAtccatctccgccgccgcccatcTCCGGCCACGTCccctcctcccgccgccgcccctcCCATGACCGCATCTCCTTCGCCCCCGACTCCTCCCActccgcctcctccccctctGCCCTGGGCGTTCCCGCGCGCCACGGCTCGCGCGCGGAGTCGGAGCGCCTCGCCGCGTCCCAGCGCGACCTCCCCGACGAGGACGCGCgcctcgtcgtcgtcggcgacgCGCCCGGCACCGCCGAGGCCGCGGCGCGCCTGGGCCTCGGCGTCGGCCCCGCGGGCAACGCCGTGCGCACCGGCAAGTACTCGGTGCTCTCCTTCCTCCCCCGCAACCTGTTCGAGCAGTTCCGGCGCGTCGCCTACGTCTACTTCCTCGTCATCGCCGTCCTCAACCAGCTCCCCCAGCTCGCCGTCTTCGGCCGCGGCgcctccctcctccccctcgcCTTCGTCCTCTTCGTCACCGCCCTCAAGGACGCCTACGAGGACTTCCGCCGCCACCGCTCCGACCGCCTCGAGAACAACCGCTCCTCCCTCGTCCTCGgcccctcccccctcccccgcTTCCTCCCCAAACCCTGGAAGCGCATCCGCGTCGGCGACGTCGTCAAGCTCCTCGCCGACGACCCCGCCCCCGCCGACATGGTCCTCCTCTCCACCTCCGACCCCACCGGCGTCGCCTACGTCCGGACCACCAACCTCGACGGCGAGTCCAACCTCAAGAGCCGCTACGCCAAGCAGGAGACTCTGGCGCGCACCCCCGAGGACGGCTTCGCCGGAGTGATCCGCTGCGAGCGCCCCAACCGCAACATCTACGGATTCCACGCCAATTTGGAGCTCCGCGGCGGGCGCCGCGTCTCGCTCGGCCCCTCCAACATCGTCCTCCGCGGCTGCGAGCTCAAGAACACCGCGTGGGCCGTCGGCGTGGTCGTCTACGCAGGTAAAGACACTAAGGTCATGCTCAACAGCTCGGGCGCTCCCTCGAAGAGGAGCCGGCTCGAGACCCGGATGAATCGAGAGACGCTTTTTCTCTCCGTGTTCTTGCTCGCAATGTGTTTGATAGTATGCACCTTGAACGGGATCTGGCTGGTGGTCCATCAGAATGAATTGGAGCTCATGCAGTTCTTTAGGAAGAGAGATTACTCGGGCGGCGACGAGAAGAACTATAACTATTACGGGATTGCGATGACGGTGTTCATCATTTTCCTCATGGCGGTTATTGTGTTTCAGATTATGATCCCCATCTCGCTTTATATATCGATGGAGCTGGTGCGGCTGGGGCAGGCGTACTTCATGACCAGGGACACGAATTTGTATGATGAGAGCTCGAATTTGAGGTTCCAGTGCAGGGCTTTGAATATAAACGAGGATCTAGGGCAGATTAAGTACATATTCTCAGACAAAACTGGGACTTTGACGGAGAACAAGATGGAATTCCAGTGTGCGACTGTCGGAGGTGTTGATTACAGTGGCGGGAAAGCTCCTTCGCCGATTGAAACCGGTTTTTATTCCATTGTAG TGGGTGATCAGTTTTGGAGGCCGAAGATGTTGGTTAAGACTGATCCTGAGCTTGCGAAGTTGTTGAGAAATGGCGGGGAAACAGAGGAAGGGAAGTGCGCACGCGAATTCTTTCTTGCTCTGGCAGCTTGTAATACTATTGTGCCTCTTATTCTTGAGACTCCGGATCCTAAACAGAAGTTGATTGATTACCAGGGTGAATCTCCAGATGAGCAGGCTTTGGTTTACGCTGCTGCTGCTTATGGCTTTGTCCTCGTTGAACGGACCTCTGGGTACATCGTGATCGATGTTCTTGGGGATAGACAGAG ATTCGATGTATTAGGCCTTCATGAGTTTGATAGTGACCGTAAGCGGATGTCGGTTATAATCGGCTGTCCCGATAAGACAGTCAAGCTATACGTGAAGGGCGCAGACAATTCAATGTTCGGAGTGATTGATAAGTCAATAAACTTGGACATTATTCGTGCAACTGAGACCCATCTCCATAACTATTCATCATTGGGTCTAAGAACATTGGTTGTTGGCACGCGGAAATTGAGTAGAACAGAGTTCGAGGAGTGGCAATCAGCATATGAAAAAGCTAGTACAGCTTTACTTGGGAGAGCAGGGCTTCTACGAACTGTTGCTACTGATATAGAGCGCAATCTCCATATATTGGGAGCTACAGGGATTGAAGATAAGCTACAAAAAGGAGTGCCTGAAGCAATAGAATCTCTGAGGCAAGCTGGGATAAAGGTTTGGGTTTTAACAGGAGATAAGCAGGAAACCGCTATCTCTATTGGGTATTCTTGTAAACTCCTAACGAGAGAGATGACCCAAATCATAATAAACAGCTACTCGAGGGAGGCCTGTCGAAAAAGTCTAGAAGATGCTATGGCCATGTGTAACAAACTCACGGAGTTATCTCCCATGGCACAGAGTTCTACAACAGCTGCAGGATCCGGTAGGATACGTCTTGCTTTGATCATTGATGGTAACAGCCTTGTCTATATTCTTGAGACAGATCTACAGGAAGAg TTGTTCGGAATAGCCTCAAAATGTGATGTTGTCTTATGTTGCCGAGTTGCTCCACTACAGAAGGCAGGAATAGTTGCACTTGTAAAGCACCGAACAGATGATATGACTCTTGCTATTGGAGATG GTGCAAATGATGTCTCAATGATTCAAATGGCTGATGTTGGGATTGGTATCAGTGGTCAGGAGGGACGACAAGCAGTTATGGCCTCCGATTTCTCTATGGGGCAGTTCAGATTCTTAGTGCCCCTTTTATTAGTCCATGGTCATTGGAATTACCAACGGATGGGCTACATGATcttatacaatttttataaaaatgctGCATTTGTCCTTGTGCTCTTCTG GTATATGCAACTGGTGCATGAAGACAAGTAA